A single window of Hymenobacter sp. APR13 DNA harbors:
- a CDS encoding acyltransferase family protein, producing the protein MQTTTQAAVETTGTVPLAESSQPARLISLDVFRGLTVMAMILVNNPGDWGHIYAPLEHAHWHGCTPTDLIFPFFLFIVGVSIVYALDGARRQPETHGRTMVRILKRSAILFGLGLLGALYPKFEFETVRIPGVLARISWVFLVCGLLFLKTTRRQQIGLLAFVLVFYNVLLQVVPVPDYGAANLEAGTNLGAWLDRVVFTENHLWKNSRTWDPEGLLGTLPAIGTGLLGMLTAQWLRHKDVEQATRVAWLFVAGGAAVLLGLIWNGWFPINKSLWTSSYVLYTGGLAMMALAALYWLTDVQNHRGWWTKPALAYGVNAITVFLLSAIVSKTLNLIKVGDMMLRAWLYNTFFTPYFSPINASLAGALVCVLIWLGVLWVMYKKGIIIKV; encoded by the coding sequence ATGCAAACCACCACCCAGGCTGCCGTAGAAACCACCGGCACTGTGCCGCTGGCCGAGTCCTCGCAGCCGGCCCGCCTCATCAGCCTCGACGTGTTCCGCGGCCTCACCGTCATGGCCATGATTCTGGTGAATAACCCCGGCGACTGGGGCCACATCTACGCGCCGCTGGAGCACGCGCACTGGCACGGCTGCACGCCCACCGACCTGATTTTTCCGTTCTTTCTGTTCATCGTGGGTGTCAGCATCGTGTACGCGCTGGACGGCGCGCGGCGGCAGCCCGAAACCCATGGCCGTACGATGGTGCGCATCCTGAAACGCTCGGCTATTCTGTTTGGGCTGGGGCTGCTGGGAGCGTTGTATCCGAAGTTCGAGTTTGAAACAGTGCGGATTCCGGGGGTGCTGGCCCGCATTTCGTGGGTGTTTCTGGTGTGCGGGCTGCTGTTTCTGAAAACCACGCGGCGGCAGCAGATCGGGCTACTGGCCTTCGTGTTGGTGTTCTACAACGTGCTGCTGCAGGTGGTGCCCGTGCCTGACTACGGGGCCGCCAACCTGGAAGCCGGCACCAACCTCGGCGCTTGGCTGGACCGGGTGGTGTTCACCGAAAACCACCTCTGGAAAAACAGCCGCACCTGGGACCCCGAAGGCCTGCTCGGCACGCTGCCCGCCATCGGCACCGGTTTGCTGGGCATGCTGACGGCGCAGTGGCTGCGCCACAAGGACGTGGAACAGGCCACCCGCGTGGCGTGGCTGTTCGTGGCGGGCGGCGCGGCCGTGTTGTTGGGCCTGATCTGGAATGGCTGGTTTCCGATCAACAAAAGCCTCTGGACCAGCTCCTACGTGCTCTATACCGGCGGCCTGGCCATGATGGCCCTGGCGGCCCTCTACTGGCTGACGGACGTACAAAACCACCGCGGTTGGTGGACCAAGCCGGCCCTGGCCTACGGCGTGAATGCCATTACCGTGTTCTTACTCTCGGCCATCGTCTCCAAAACCCTCAACCTCATCAAAGTCGGCGACATGATGCTGCGCGCCTGGCTCTACAACACGTTTTTCACGCCCTACTTCAGTCCCATCAATGCCTCGTTGGCCGGCGCGCTGGTGTGCGTGCTGATCTGGCTAGGCGTGCTGTGGGTGATGTACAAAAAGGGCATAATTATTAAGGTATAA
- a CDS encoding superoxide dismutase encodes MLKRDFLKNGLLTMVGALVSPAVLAAAHEEKLLREARATPMADGPFTLPALPYAFNALEPHIDAKTMEIHHDAHHKTYVSKLNEAVVGKPEEKLTLAQLLASASKQPDAIRNNAGGHWNHSFFWQILSPKGGGQPTGGLAAAINKDFGSYEKFTEEFTKAATGRFGSGWAWLIHDKKANKLMITSTPNQDNPLMDVAGIQRGTPLLGLDVWEHAYYLKHQNKRPDYIKTFWSVVNWGEVTSRYDESRKG; translated from the coding sequence ATGCTTAAGAGAGATTTTCTGAAAAACGGCCTGCTGACGATGGTTGGCGCCCTGGTAAGCCCCGCCGTGCTGGCCGCTGCCCACGAAGAAAAGCTGCTGCGCGAAGCCCGCGCCACGCCCATGGCCGACGGCCCCTTCACGCTGCCGGCGCTGCCCTACGCCTTCAATGCGCTGGAGCCGCACATCGACGCCAAAACCATGGAAATCCACCACGACGCGCACCACAAAACGTACGTGTCGAAGCTGAATGAAGCCGTGGTGGGCAAGCCCGAGGAAAAGCTGACGCTGGCGCAGCTGCTGGCCTCGGCCAGCAAGCAGCCCGACGCCATCCGCAACAACGCCGGCGGCCACTGGAACCACTCCTTCTTCTGGCAGATTCTCTCGCCTAAGGGCGGTGGGCAGCCTACCGGCGGCCTCGCGGCGGCCATCAACAAGGATTTCGGCTCCTACGAGAAGTTCACCGAGGAATTCACGAAGGCCGCCACCGGCCGCTTCGGCTCCGGCTGGGCTTGGCTGATCCATGACAAAAAGGCCAACAAGCTGATGATAACGAGCACGCCCAACCAGGACAACCCCCTGATGGACGTGGCTGGCATCCAGCGCGGCACGCCGCTGCTGGGCCTCGATGTGTGGGAGCACGCCTACTACCTCAAGCACCAGAACAAGCGCCCCGACTACATCAAAACCTTCTGGAGCGTAGTAAACTGGGGCGAAGTAACCAGCCGCTACGACGAGTCGCGTAAAGGCTAG
- a CDS encoding beta-class carbonic anhydrase, with the protein MSQILQEVLAANKQYQAEFGDKGALALPPARAFAILTCMDARLDPAKYAGLAEGDAHVIRNAGGRASDDAIRSLVISYKLLGTKEFFVIHHTDCGMLLFTDDIMRDLLASSLETATVDETGWHDVGQGPGSAEARNIAFLTFKNLEQSVIDDVQRIRQHPLVPATIPVYGYIYDVKSGQLLEVPAATQIGQAK; encoded by the coding sequence ATGAGCCAGATTCTACAGGAAGTTCTCGCTGCCAACAAGCAGTATCAGGCCGAGTTCGGCGACAAAGGCGCGCTGGCGCTGCCGCCGGCCCGCGCCTTTGCCATCCTCACCTGCATGGACGCCCGCCTTGACCCGGCCAAGTACGCCGGCCTGGCCGAAGGTGACGCCCACGTCATCCGCAACGCCGGCGGCCGCGCCAGCGACGACGCCATCCGCTCTTTGGTGATTTCCTACAAGCTGCTCGGCACCAAAGAGTTCTTCGTCATCCATCACACCGACTGCGGCATGCTGCTCTTCACCGACGACATCATGCGCGACCTGCTGGCTAGCAGCCTCGAAACGGCCACCGTGGACGAAACCGGCTGGCACGACGTAGGCCAGGGCCCCGGCTCGGCGGAAGCCCGCAACATTGCCTTCCTGACCTTCAAAAACCTGGAGCAAAGCGTCATCGACGACGTGCAGCGCATCCGCCAGCACCCGCTCGTGCCCGCCACGATTCCGGTGTACGGCTACATCTACGACGTGAAAAGCGGCCAGCTTCTGGAGGTGCCCGCCGCCACGCAAATCGGGCAGGCGAAGTAA
- a CDS encoding glycoside hydrolase family 3 N-terminal domain-containing protein, which produces MFVLRSLSFLWLLLALLSPADSAAQSRKKSKKKPARTTVQRAASARRERPAPRVAPRPATVAPARKTGAAAAKTPAKSRNQAVPFAAQMAGSRWVDSVMATLTPDQRVAQLFMVAAYSNRKRIDEDSITALIQQYGIGGIVFFQGGPVRQSRLLNRYQSQTKVPLLVAMDAEWGVGMRLDSVQRFPFQMSLGGIRDNQLMYDMGTEVAAQFKRLGMHVNFAPVVDVNNNAANPVIGYRSWGEDRQSVTEKSYLYMKGMQDANILAVAKHFPGHGDTDTDSHLALPLLRIDRKRIDTLELFPFRSLMARGLGGMMVAHLNIPALDTTGMPSTLSRPITTGLLKQKMGFEGMVFTDAMNMKGVISKYPPGDADVRALQAGNDILEFSKNIPLALRMVRDAINAGQLTQESIDARCRKMLALKQWAGLDRYRPIDLQNITQDLNTPHAQYLSQHLTELSVTVLRNQRNLLPLQRLDTLRLATLTIGTKDTTDFQRMVADYAPARHFWISATPSLDELTQMRETLKGFNTVLIGVNNLGRLPATNFGVTSETNVLLRELGSQGQKLVVSVFGNAYAVAKIRDLDRADAVVLAYQESKNAQDVAAEVIFGGISASGKLPVTVSDKYSYGAGLTTQGGTRLRYSFPEAVGMNNNLEARVDSIMNGAVAAKAFPGGEVVIARRGVVVLRKSYGTHSFADAPSQAGRPSRAVRNTDLYDLASLTKVSAALPALMRLQDQGKFNPDMTMGELLPELRGTNKQDLKLRDVLTHQARLKAWIPFWKDYTKPRGLLNSLLGKSPEAKEVSLTKPSELSRRYFRPDSSARFPLRAATGLWARQDFPALITKAIAESPLNEKPGYVYSDLSFILYPRFVQAASGKPLNQFITDEIYRPLGATTLGYNPTRRFPLSRITPTEYDSLFRKQLLHGTVDDEGAALLGGLSGHAGLFGNANDLAKVVQLYAWNGKYGGQQLLKAETVQEYTKCQFCPDNRRALGFDRPAANPTVNSAKSASPQSYGHTGFTGTYFWVDPKEELTCVVLTNRVNPTRRNNKITERSVRSGVLQVALESVRPVQRQAVETTVEE; this is translated from the coding sequence TTGTTTGTTCTCCGCTCTCTCTCGTTTCTGTGGCTGCTGCTGGCCCTGCTAAGTCCGGCCGACTCTGCTGCCCAGAGCCGCAAAAAGTCCAAGAAGAAACCTGCCCGCACCACCGTTCAGCGCGCTGCTTCGGCCCGACGCGAGCGGCCGGCGCCCCGGGTGGCCCCGCGCCCAGCCACGGTAGCACCCGCCCGCAAAACGGGAGCTGCCGCGGCAAAAACGCCAGCCAAATCCCGCAACCAAGCCGTGCCCTTTGCCGCCCAGATGGCCGGCTCGCGCTGGGTTGATTCGGTGATGGCCACGCTCACGCCCGACCAGCGGGTGGCGCAGCTGTTTATGGTGGCCGCCTACTCCAACCGTAAGCGTATTGACGAAGACTCCATCACGGCCCTGATTCAGCAGTATGGCATCGGGGGCATCGTGTTTTTCCAGGGCGGGCCGGTGCGCCAGTCGCGCCTGCTGAACCGCTACCAGAGCCAGACCAAAGTGCCGCTGCTGGTGGCCATGGATGCCGAGTGGGGCGTGGGCATGCGCCTCGACAGCGTGCAGCGCTTCCCGTTCCAGATGAGCCTGGGCGGCATCCGCGACAACCAGCTGATGTACGACATGGGCACCGAGGTGGCCGCGCAGTTCAAGCGTCTGGGTATGCACGTCAACTTCGCGCCGGTGGTCGATGTGAATAACAACGCCGCCAACCCCGTCATCGGCTACCGCAGCTGGGGCGAAGACCGGCAGAGCGTGACCGAGAAAAGCTACCTCTACATGAAGGGCATGCAGGATGCCAACATCCTGGCCGTCGCCAAGCACTTCCCCGGCCACGGCGACACCGACACCGACTCGCACCTGGCCCTGCCCCTGCTGCGCATCGACCGCAAGCGTATTGATACGCTGGAGCTGTTTCCGTTCCGCAGCCTGATGGCGCGCGGCCTCGGCGGCATGATGGTGGCCCACCTCAACATTCCGGCCCTCGACACCACCGGCATGCCCAGCACCCTTTCCCGGCCGATTACGACGGGTTTGCTGAAGCAGAAGATGGGCTTTGAGGGCATGGTGTTTACGGATGCCATGAACATGAAGGGCGTGATTTCGAAGTACCCGCCCGGCGACGCCGACGTGCGCGCCCTGCAGGCCGGCAACGACATTCTGGAGTTCAGCAAGAACATTCCGCTGGCTTTGCGCATGGTGCGCGACGCCATCAACGCCGGCCAGCTCACCCAGGAATCCATTGATGCGCGCTGCCGCAAGATGCTGGCTCTGAAACAGTGGGCCGGCCTCGACCGGTACCGCCCCATCGACCTGCAGAATATCACTCAGGACCTCAACACGCCGCACGCCCAGTACCTGAGCCAGCACCTCACCGAGCTGAGCGTAACAGTGCTGCGCAACCAGCGCAACCTGCTGCCGCTGCAGCGCCTCGACACGCTGCGCCTGGCCACGCTCACCATCGGCACCAAAGACACCACCGATTTCCAGCGCATGGTAGCCGACTACGCCCCGGCCCGCCACTTCTGGATTTCGGCCACCCCCAGCCTCGACGAGTTGACGCAGATGCGCGAAACGCTGAAAGGCTTTAACACTGTGCTCATCGGCGTGAACAACCTCGGCCGCCTGCCGGCTACCAACTTCGGGGTAACCTCGGAAACCAACGTGCTGCTGCGCGAGCTGGGCAGCCAGGGCCAAAAGCTGGTGGTGTCGGTGTTCGGCAATGCCTATGCCGTGGCCAAAATCCGGGACCTGGACCGCGCCGATGCCGTGGTGCTGGCCTATCAGGAAAGCAAAAACGCGCAGGACGTGGCCGCCGAGGTGATTTTTGGGGGTATATCGGCCAGCGGCAAGCTACCCGTAACCGTGAGCGACAAGTACAGCTACGGCGCTGGCCTGACCACGCAGGGCGGCACCCGGCTGCGCTACAGCTTCCCGGAGGCCGTGGGCATGAACAACAACCTCGAAGCCCGCGTGGACTCCATCATGAACGGCGCCGTGGCGGCCAAGGCTTTCCCCGGCGGCGAGGTGGTCATTGCCCGGCGCGGGGTGGTAGTGCTGCGCAAAAGCTACGGCACCCACTCCTTTGCTGATGCGCCCAGCCAGGCCGGCCGGCCCAGCCGCGCCGTCCGCAACACCGACCTCTACGACCTGGCTTCGCTGACCAAAGTATCGGCCGCGCTGCCGGCCCTGATGCGCCTGCAGGACCAGGGCAAGTTCAACCCCGACATGACCATGGGTGAGCTGCTGCCGGAACTGCGCGGCACCAACAAGCAGGACCTGAAGCTGCGCGACGTACTCACGCACCAGGCCCGCCTCAAGGCCTGGATTCCGTTCTGGAAAGACTACACCAAGCCGCGTGGCCTGCTTAACTCGCTGCTCGGCAAGAGCCCGGAGGCCAAGGAAGTGTCGCTCACGAAGCCCTCGGAGCTGAGCCGCCGCTACTTCCGCCCCGATTCGTCGGCGCGCTTCCCGCTGCGGGCCGCCACCGGCCTGTGGGCCCGCCAGGATTTCCCGGCGCTGATAACGAAGGCCATTGCCGAGTCGCCGCTGAACGAGAAGCCCGGCTACGTCTACTCCGACTTGTCGTTTATTCTGTACCCGCGCTTCGTGCAGGCCGCCAGCGGCAAGCCCCTCAACCAGTTCATCACCGACGAAATCTACCGGCCGCTGGGCGCCACCACGCTGGGCTACAACCCCACACGCCGCTTCCCGCTCAGCCGCATCACGCCCACCGAGTACGACTCGCTGTTCCGCAAGCAGTTGCTGCACGGCACCGTCGATGACGAAGGCGCGGCGTTGCTCGGCGGCCTCTCGGGCCACGCCGGCCTGTTCGGCAATGCCAACGACTTGGCCAAAGTGGTGCAGCTCTACGCCTGGAACGGCAAGTACGGCGGCCAGCAGCTGCTGAAAGCCGAAACCGTGCAGGAGTACACCAAGTGCCAGTTCTGCCCCGACAACCGCCGCGCCCTCGGCTTCGATAGGCCCGCCGCCAACCCGACCGTTAATTCGGCCAAAAGCGCGTCGCCGCAGAGCTACGGGCACACCGGCTTCACGGGCACCTATTTCTGGGTCGACCCCAAGGAGGAGCTGACCTGCGTGGTGCTTACCAACCGCGTGAACCCTACGCGCCGCAACAACAAAATCACGGAGCGGAGCGTGCGCTCCGGCGTGCTGCAGGTGGCGCTGGAAAGCGTACGGCCGGTGCAGCGGCAGGCCGTGGAAACGACGGTGGAAGAATAA
- a CDS encoding 3-(methylthio)propionyl-CoA ligase, which translates to MLGLMMQEPLRIAGLLEHAEKWHADTEIVSRLAEGGLHRYTYAGLGRRSRQLAHALARLGMQRGDRVGTLAWNTHRHLELYYGVSGSGAVCHTINPRLFFEQLVYIINHAEDRLLFFDLTFLPLVEKLAPICPKVENWVLMTDRAHMPETTSLPDLRCYEDLLATENDEYAWPYFDENTASSLCYTSGTTDQPKGVLYSHRSTLLHSYAASLPDCFNCSARDTVLPVVPMFHVNAWGIPYAAPLNGCKLVLPGPGLDAASLYELYETEGVTFTAGVPTIWFGLLTFMREKKLQFTTLRRMIVGGASCPPALLKAFDEELGVEIRHAWGMSETSPLGTVCTLKTQQLSLSPDEQFAIQTKQGRAIFGVDMQIVDDAGQPLPHDGVAFGDLLVRGPFIVAEYFRTPHPGELTASGWFRTGDVATIDPNGFMQITDRSKDVIKSGGEWISSIELENLAIGHPHIAEAAVIGVPHPKWSERPLLVVVRKPEATITAEELLAFYDGKVARWWIPEAVEFVTELPHTATGKLLKTKLRQDFAGYSFPG; encoded by the coding sequence ATGCTAGGACTCATGATGCAGGAGCCGCTACGTATCGCCGGCCTCCTCGAACACGCCGAAAAGTGGCACGCTGACACCGAAATCGTGAGCCGGCTGGCCGAGGGCGGCCTGCACCGCTACACCTACGCCGGGCTGGGCCGCCGCAGCCGGCAGCTGGCCCACGCCCTGGCCCGCCTGGGCATGCAGCGCGGCGACCGGGTGGGCACGCTGGCCTGGAACACGCACCGCCACCTGGAGCTGTACTACGGCGTGTCGGGCAGCGGGGCCGTGTGCCACACCATCAACCCGCGCCTGTTTTTCGAGCAGCTGGTTTACATCATCAACCACGCCGAAGACCGGCTGCTGTTCTTCGACCTCACCTTCCTGCCGCTGGTGGAAAAACTGGCCCCCATCTGCCCCAAGGTGGAAAACTGGGTGCTGATGACCGACCGGGCCCACATGCCCGAAACCACCAGCCTACCCGACCTGCGCTGCTACGAAGACCTGCTGGCTACCGAAAACGACGAGTACGCGTGGCCCTACTTCGACGAGAATACGGCCTCCTCGCTGTGCTACACCTCCGGCACCACCGACCAGCCCAAGGGCGTGCTCTACTCGCATCGCTCCACGCTGCTGCACAGCTACGCCGCCTCCCTGCCCGACTGCTTTAACTGCTCGGCCCGCGACACGGTGCTGCCCGTGGTGCCCATGTTCCACGTCAACGCCTGGGGCATTCCGTACGCGGCGCCGCTCAACGGCTGCAAGCTGGTGCTGCCCGGCCCCGGCCTCGACGCGGCCAGCCTCTACGAACTCTACGAAACGGAAGGCGTGACCTTCACGGCCGGCGTGCCCACCATCTGGTTTGGGCTGCTGACGTTTATGCGCGAGAAAAAGCTGCAGTTCACTACCCTGCGGCGCATGATTGTGGGCGGCGCTTCCTGCCCGCCGGCCTTGCTCAAGGCGTTTGATGAGGAGCTGGGCGTGGAAATCCGGCACGCCTGGGGCATGTCCGAAACCTCGCCGCTGGGCACGGTCTGCACCCTCAAAACCCAGCAGCTCAGCCTCAGCCCCGACGAGCAGTTTGCCATCCAGACCAAGCAGGGCCGCGCCATTTTCGGGGTGGATATGCAGATTGTGGACGACGCCGGTCAGCCCCTCCCCCACGACGGCGTGGCATTCGGCGACTTGCTGGTGCGCGGCCCGTTCATCGTGGCCGAATACTTCCGCACCCCGCACCCCGGCGAGCTGACCGCCAGCGGCTGGTTCCGCACCGGCGACGTGGCCACCATCGACCCCAACGGCTTCATGCAGATTACCGACCGCAGCAAGGACGTCATCAAGTCGGGCGGCGAGTGGATTTCGAGCATCGAGCTGGAAAACCTGGCCATCGGGCACCCGCACATTGCCGAGGCGGCCGTCATCGGCGTGCCCCACCCCAAGTGGAGCGAGCGGCCATTATTGGTAGTGGTGCGCAAGCCCGAGGCCACCATCACGGCCGAGGAGCTGCTGGCTTTTTACGACGGCAAAGTGGCCCGCTGGTGGATTCCGGAAGCGGTGGAATTCGTGACCGAGCTGCCCCACACCGCCACTGGTAAGCTTCTCAAAACCAAGCTTCGCCAGGATTTCGCGGGATACTCATTTCCAGGATAG
- a CDS encoding carboxypeptidase-like regulatory domain-containing protein: MILRSFLSFLLSFSRVARPAGLLLAALLLTQAAQAQVQLRGTVVDKDTRETLPFSSVVVRGTTRGTTTNADGEFTLSVPSLPVTLLVSELGHLKDTIRVTSAAGPLQLALATAAVALPEVKVGSYPFQLVDRAYRQMRAGYRQKFYGKAFYRQITRVAGQPTELQEVVWNVKSSNARIEGTAIAQGRYAAVPSITNFSNFSLYTRSYGLFDANADTTRSLALLSPNVVQNYLLELKGIVASGPDSTKGGIAEITFQTRPELTKYKSEGTIWIDIDSYKVVRYHMTSPNFTGSTSNPTQKFRDTQLEIEMAFRNDDPAVVVAPLEYMKVNLTANLTSPGKAATPLAVSSFTFFYDTSTTPTTIPYARVSVEDRDLAAIKALKYDPEFWANNPVVQRTPVEDEVIASFEKRGAFGTMVKKAAPKPDVRIRDGRIIR; this comes from the coding sequence TTGATTCTGCGTTCCTTTCTCTCTTTTCTGCTTTCCTTTAGCCGCGTGGCACGGCCCGCCGGCCTGCTGCTGGCGGCGCTGCTGCTCACCCAGGCCGCCCAGGCCCAGGTGCAGCTGCGCGGCACCGTCGTCGATAAAGACACCCGCGAGACGCTGCCCTTTTCCAGCGTAGTGGTGCGCGGCACCACCCGCGGCACCACCACCAACGCCGACGGCGAGTTCACGCTGTCGGTGCCCAGCCTGCCCGTGACGCTGCTGGTGTCGGAGCTGGGCCACCTCAAGGATACCATCCGGGTGACCAGTGCCGCCGGGCCGCTGCAGCTGGCGCTGGCCACGGCGGCTGTGGCGCTGCCCGAGGTGAAAGTGGGCAGCTACCCATTTCAGCTCGTCGACCGCGCCTACCGCCAGATGCGGGCCGGCTACCGCCAGAAGTTCTACGGCAAGGCCTTCTACCGCCAGATTACGCGGGTGGCCGGGCAGCCCACCGAGCTGCAGGAAGTGGTCTGGAACGTGAAGTCCAGCAACGCCCGCATCGAGGGCACGGCCATTGCGCAGGGCCGCTACGCCGCCGTGCCCAGCATCACCAACTTCAGCAACTTCTCGCTCTACACCCGTTCCTACGGCCTGTTCGATGCCAACGCCGACACCACCCGCTCGCTGGCCCTGCTCAGCCCCAACGTGGTGCAGAACTACCTGCTGGAGCTGAAAGGCATTGTGGCCTCGGGCCCTGACAGCACCAAGGGCGGCATTGCCGAAATTACCTTCCAGACCCGCCCCGAGCTGACCAAGTACAAGTCGGAAGGCACTATCTGGATTGATATCGACAGCTACAAGGTGGTGCGCTACCACATGACCTCGCCCAACTTCACGGGCTCCACGTCCAACCCCACCCAGAAATTCCGCGACACCCAGCTGGAAATCGAAATGGCCTTCCGCAACGACGACCCCGCCGTGGTGGTGGCCCCGCTGGAATACATGAAGGTGAACCTGACCGCCAATCTAACCAGCCCCGGCAAGGCGGCCACGCCGCTGGCTGTGTCGTCGTTCACGTTCTTCTACGACACCAGCACCACGCCCACTACCATTCCCTACGCCCGCGTAAGCGTGGAAGACCGCGACCTGGCGGCCATCAAAGCCCTGAAATACGACCCTGAGTTCTGGGCCAACAACCCGGTGGTGCAGCGCACCCCCGTCGAAGACGAGGTTATTGCCTCCTTTGAGAAGCGCGGCGCCTTCGGCACGATGGTGAAAAAAGCCGCCCCCAAACCCGACGTGCGGATCCGCGACGGCCGGATTATTCGGTAA
- a CDS encoding 3-ketoacyl-ACP reductase has product MASIAGKTALVTGAGKGIGRAVAIALAQEGVHVALLARTEAQLQDVAKEIEALGVKAVVLAADIADRAAVEAAVAQATEALGSIDILINNAGIGTFAKLVDMDPTEWEHIIQVNLLGTYYATRAVLPGMIARETGDIINVASTAGQRGAATTSAYSASKFAVLGLTESLMQEVRKHNIRVSALTPSTVATDLAISNKLTDGNPDKVMQPEDLAEFMVAQLKLNRRIFIKEAGMWSTNP; this is encoded by the coding sequence ATGGCATCAATAGCCGGAAAAACCGCCCTGGTAACGGGCGCAGGCAAAGGCATCGGCCGCGCCGTAGCAATAGCGCTGGCCCAGGAAGGCGTGCACGTGGCCCTGCTGGCCCGCACCGAAGCGCAGCTGCAGGACGTAGCCAAAGAAATAGAGGCCCTCGGCGTGAAAGCCGTAGTGCTGGCCGCCGACATTGCCGACCGCGCCGCCGTGGAAGCCGCCGTAGCGCAGGCCACCGAGGCCCTCGGCTCCATTGATATCCTGATCAACAACGCCGGTATCGGCACGTTTGCCAAGCTCGTGGACATGGACCCCACCGAGTGGGAGCATATCATTCAGGTGAACCTGCTGGGCACCTACTACGCCACCCGCGCCGTGCTGCCGGGCATGATTGCCCGCGAAACCGGCGACATCATCAACGTGGCCAGCACCGCCGGGCAGCGCGGCGCCGCCACCACCAGCGCCTACAGCGCCTCCAAGTTTGCCGTGCTCGGCCTCACCGAGTCGTTGATGCAGGAAGTGCGCAAGCACAACATCCGCGTGTCGGCCCTCACGCCCAGCACCGTCGCTACGGATTTGGCCATCAGCAACAAGCTCACCGACGGCAACCCCGACAAGGTGATGCAGCCCGAAGACCTGGCCGAGTTCATGGTAGCCCAGCTCAAGCTCAACCGCCGCATCTTCATCAAGGAAGCCGGCATGTGGAGCACGAATCCGTAG
- a CDS encoding RagB/SusD family nutrient uptake outer membrane protein: MKKILVSLAALTVLTVSSCDKEYLNPSTASQEQVLTNSDGLITVCNGLQSRFTTGGALSPLYNTVAAGGLSTRELTVINVGNIEEFNVSLGAGNVTNLNGVVRNVWTQSQLVRANADLVLANAGNAADPGTRSGIVAYASIFRALAIGTVAQYFEQLPITTATNAPFVPRVQALQSAVAQLETAATQLAANPVSADFNSKIIGGINLPNTLQALIARYSLQAGDYDKALAAAARVDQASRSYFTFDELARNAVSEVAFGNRNVFEPTDVNLGLTGALAPEANDRRIPFYTRANPTATQNRGTGFYTASAAPVPVYVPGEMLLIRAEAYARKNDLPNAVTELNRVRTSTAAATTLTVGSTSFPTAPPGAGLAAYSGALAPDAVLLDIYRNRQVELAFQGFRLDDSRRFGRPGPGTTGAERNRNFFPYPRTERENNTNTPADPAI, from the coding sequence ATGAAAAAGATACTGGTTTCGCTGGCGGCCCTGACCGTGCTGACGGTCAGCAGCTGCGACAAAGAATACCTGAACCCCAGCACCGCCAGCCAAGAGCAGGTGCTCACCAACTCCGACGGCCTGATTACGGTCTGCAACGGCCTGCAGTCGCGCTTCACCACGGGCGGGGCCCTGAGCCCGCTGTACAACACCGTGGCGGCCGGGGGCCTGAGCACCCGCGAGCTGACGGTGATTAACGTGGGCAACATCGAGGAATTCAACGTGAGCCTCGGGGCCGGCAACGTCACCAACCTCAACGGCGTGGTGCGCAACGTCTGGACCCAGAGCCAACTGGTGCGCGCCAACGCCGACTTGGTGCTGGCCAACGCCGGCAACGCCGCCGACCCCGGCACCCGCAGCGGCATTGTGGCCTACGCCAGCATCTTCCGGGCGCTGGCCATCGGCACGGTGGCGCAGTATTTCGAGCAGCTGCCCATCACCACGGCTACCAATGCGCCGTTTGTGCCGCGGGTGCAGGCCTTGCAGTCGGCGGTGGCGCAGCTGGAAACGGCGGCTACCCAGCTGGCCGCCAACCCGGTTTCCGCCGATTTCAACAGCAAGATTATCGGCGGCATCAACCTCCCGAACACCCTGCAGGCCCTGATTGCGCGCTACAGCCTGCAGGCCGGCGACTACGACAAGGCCCTGGCGGCCGCCGCCCGCGTCGACCAGGCTAGCCGCTCATACTTCACGTTCGACGAGCTGGCCCGCAATGCCGTGTCGGAGGTGGCCTTCGGCAACCGCAACGTATTCGAGCCCACCGACGTGAACCTGGGCCTGACCGGCGCGCTGGCGCCCGAAGCCAACGACCGGCGCATTCCGTTTTACACCCGCGCCAACCCCACGGCCACCCAAAACCGCGGTACGGGCTTCTACACGGCCAGCGCCGCGCCGGTGCCAGTGTACGTGCCCGGCGAGATGCTGCTGATCCGGGCCGAGGCCTACGCCCGCAAAAATGACCTGCCCAACGCCGTAACTGAGCTGAACCGGGTGCGCACCAGCACGGCCGCGGCTACAACACTCACCGTAGGCAGCACCAGCTTCCCCACGGCTCCTCCCGGCGCCGGCCTGGCGGCTTACAGCGGCGCGCTTGCGCCGGACGCCGTGTTGCTCGACATCTACCGCAACCGGCAGGTGGAGCTGGCCTTCCAGGGCTTCCGGCTGGATGACAGCCGCCGCTTCGGCCGCCCCGGTCCGGGCACCACCGGGGCTGAGCGCAACCGCAACTTCTTCCCGTATCCGCGTACCGAGCGCGAAAACAACACCAACACGCCCGCCGACCCGGCTATTTAG